The genome window TTTTAGTATACGCTCTGTAGACTCAGGATTGTACTCGTATGATGAACCAAGAGCTTTAGACATTATCTTGTATTCATCAAAAGAAGTTATAGTTGTTAGAATTACACTTAATAAAACAGTTGTAGTTAAGCAGAATATTATAAAAACAACTGTATTGTTGATATTTCTTGGAGTTTTCACTAGCTATCCTCCATTCTATATCCTATGCCTCTTAATGTCTTTATACAAGGTGGATTTTTTAATTTTTCTCTAAGACGCTTTATTGTAACAGTAAGAGTGTTGTCATTTACGAAATTACCATCTACATCCCAGAGCATTTCTAGTAACTTTGTACGAGTCATAGCTCTATTTTTATTTTCCATCAGACTTAGAAGAAGCTTATATTCTCCTGCTGTCAAAGGTACTTCAACATTATCTAAGTATGCTTTGACCTCAGCTTTATTCAAGCTTATATGTCCACATGTAATAGTATTGTTAGTATTAGAATGAGTTCGTCTAAGAACTGCATTAATTCTAGATTGAAGTACTGAAAGCAAAAATGGTTTAACCACATAGTCATCTGCACCCATATCTAATCCACGTATAATGTCTTTTTCATCATCACGGACTGTCAAAAATATCACTGGAGTATCTTCTATACTTTTAACGTATTGGCAAAAGTCATATCCAATACCATCAGGTAGGTTTAAGTCAAGTAGAATCAAATCAATAGTTTTATCAAAATTTTTTTTAGCTTCAGCAATCGTATTATAACAATATACTGTATGATTTTTCTTTTCAAGGGAGGTCTTTATCCCAAATGTAATTGTATCATCGTCTTCCAGAAGAAGTATTTTAGCCATTTACTTTTAGTCCTTTCGTTAATTTAGTTCTTTCATTAATTTAAATTATAGTTTTATGTTTAATATTTTTTATATTAGAGATAGAAAAAATTATCATTTAGGTATATAAACTTTAATTTATAAGCTTAAGTCTATGCCTTAAGTGAATCTATAAAAAGAGCAAGTGTTGTTTCAATAAATTTTTCCTCATCTATATTAAAATTGTTTAGGTATGATTTTCCTGCTACAGATAGTAAATTAAAAAATCCTGTAAGTGTAAATATTGATGAATACATAAGAGTAGGTATTTCAACATCATGCCTAATACTTCCATCATTTTTTCCAGTTTCAAACATTTCTTGTATTTCATCAAACATAAATTTATTAAAAGAAAAAAACTTTTCTTTAAATGGTATTTCGGTGTCTGAGTTTCTAGTTTTTACAATTCCAATCATCCCCATAAGAGATAGTAGAGAAGGTTCTAGACAATAAAATTTATGAAATGCAAAGTATAAAAGTTTTACCTTTTCAAACCCTGTTTTTCCTTTCGCACTTTCTATTTTAACAATATCCCAAAGCCTTTTATATCCTCTTAGAACAACAGCAAAGAATAAATCCTCTTTACACGAGAAATACTTATAAACGGTGCGTTTAGTGTGTTCAACTTCTTTTGCTAATTCATTCATTGTTGTATCATCAAATCCATTAAGGCAAAATAATCTTTCTGCCTTATCAATAATCTCATTTTTTCTTTGTATTTTTTCTTTATCTCTTTTTGACAATTCTGACATGTAAATTATTCCCTTCTATTGATAATAAAGTATACTGGTGGTATACTTAGATAATTACAATATATTTGTATACTATTAGTATACACTGATAAAAATAAAATTAATATCAAGTATTATAACTATTTATAACTTCACTAATTAATTATATAGGCAAAATACCAAATAGGGGGAATTTATTTATGAAAATAAAAGAAAATGTATTAATGTTAGATAGTACTCGTGGCTCAAATTGTTTTATTGTGTTTGATAAAGAGGTTGCTCTCATAGACACAGGTCTTCCTTTTATGGGGAAAAATATAATTAAAGAATTAAAAACACTTGGCATTAAACTTACAGATATTAAGCATATTTTATTAACTCATCATGATGTTGACCATATATCTAATATTAAATTATTGAAAGAAAAAACAGGAGCAAAAGTATGGGCTCATGTAGAGGATATACCTTTTATTATAGGAGAGAAGGATAGACCTGGGTTTAAGAAGTTTATTGGAAAGGCAATTTCCAGAAGGCTCATTAAGGATGTTGAACCTTATGGAGAGAATATGCAGATTGGGAATATAAAAATTATCCATACTCCTGGTCATACTCCAGGGCATGTCTGCATGATTTTTGAAGATGTATTATTTGCAGGTGATTTAGTCAAAAATAAGAATGGAAATATAGTTCCTTATCCTAATCCATGGAATTGGGATTATAAAAAGATGATGAAATCTGTAAAAGAGTTGGATAGTTTGAAATATGAATGGTTATGTATGTCTCACGGAACTCCTTGTATTAAATAAAAAATAGTAATATATCCTATATTGTCTGTTGACTATATCCAACGCTGATGATAATGTCCAAGAAAGAGTATAGGTGTTGAATTTTATGATATGCACTTTAATTTTATATTATCTAATTATGAAGGGGTCAATAATGGATTTAGAAGCACGAGCAAAGATAATATTTAAATAATAAATTATAAGAATCATATAATTATAAATTCATAACATTATATTATTTAAAAAGGTTAAGAGAAAAGAAAGATTTATTGTTGAAGAAAGTAAATTAGGGTAATATAATGAATATGAATAACTAATTTTGGAGGTACTTATATAAGGGGTTATTTATAACAAATAATTTAGAATTACCAGAAGAAATTAGAAATAATTTTTTATTCATATCTAAAATTGAAGGGGGACTATATGAGAAGAAAAAGATTTCTAATCATCTTAAGTGTTGGGATTATTCTTTCAAGTTTGCTATCTATTTACTTGGTCTATAATTTGCAGGGGAATGCTAGAGTCATTAATTATACTGGGCTTGTACGTGGAGCGACGCAACGTTTGATTAAACAAGAACTGAACCATCAGCCAAATGATAAATTGATAAAAATATTAGACGATATTATTAGTGAGCTTCAAGGTAGAAGTGGTGCACATGATATCGCTTACTTAGCTGACCATGACTTTCAAACTAACATGATTCAAATGGAACGAGATTGGGAACGTTTAAAGCAAGAAATATATATTGTTCGTGATGGTGGAAAAAGCACTACACTCTATCAATATAGTGAAGATTTTTTTAATTTAGCAGACAAAGCAGTTTTATCTGCTGAAAAATTTAGTGAGAGCAAGGTTTCATCTACTGAGAATGCTTTGATTATTTTAAATCTTTCATTTGTTTTATTGATTATTTTTATTTATATGTATGATGCTAAACAAGATATTTTGCAAAGAAAACTTGAACTAGCACAAGAGGATAATCAAAGAAAAAGTGAACGTCTTATTAAATTAGCTGAAGACTTAAAGGCTCCAATGAATGATATTTCAGAGCTTTTGTATATCAGTGATTTAGAGACTTATGATTTATTATTTTTAAATAAAGCAGGTATTGAAAGCTTTAAAGTTGAGAAAATCAAAGGACAAAAATGCTATAAGATACTACAGGGAAGAGATGAACCTTGTGAGTTTTGTACAAATCCCTATTTAAAAGAAGGTGAAAACTATACTTGGGAGTTTAAAAATCCAGTAACTGGTCGTCATTATCTATTAAAAGACCGTTTAATTGAGTGGGAAGGTAAACTAGCAAGAATGGAGATAGCTTTTGATACTACAAAATCAGAAGAAGAAAAAATAAAATTACGATTTACACTTGATGCTGAAAAAATAATCACGGATTGTGTAGATATTTTATATCGAGATAGTGACATTGAAAAAGCAACTATGTCTGTACTTGAAAAGTTAGGAAGTTTTTTATCTGCTGACCGTTCATATATTGTTTATATTAGAGATGGTTTGATGTATAATGATTATGAATGGTGTGAAGAACATATTTTATCTCAAAAAAACTGTTTACAAGAACTTCCACTTTCTATTATTGAACGATGGATTCCATATTTTACTAATAAGGAATGTATAGTTGTAAAAGATTTAGAAGAGATTAAATCTACATCACCAGAAGAATATCAAATATTACATAATCAATCTATTACTAGTCTTGTTGTAGCACCATTAGAACAAAATGGAGAACTTATTGGCTATTTAGGAGTTGATAATCCACCTCCAGATAAAATTATGAATATTGCATCATTACTTCAAACCCTTTGTTATTTTATTTCCCTTGCTTGGCAACATTCTAAAACTCAGGAGCAATTAGCAAAGCTAAGCTACATTGATAAACTTACTTCATTCTATAACAGAAATCGCTTCATAGAAGATTCCCAAGTGCTTACCAAAATTGATATTTCTATAGGCATTGTTTATCTAGATGTAAATGGTTTAAAGGATGTAAACGATAAATATGGACATGAAATGGGAGATAAGTTACTAATAGAATGTGCAAGACGAATGAAATTGGTATTTCATTATTCTGATTTTTACCGTTTAGGTGGAGATGAGTTTGTAATTATTTGTCGTGAAATTAAAGAGGATGTATTTAGAAAGAAGATAATAGAATTAAAAGGAGAATTCCGAAAAAAACCTACTTGTCAAGTTGCTATAGGGTCATACTGGGCGAGCACAATTGATGATATAGGAGAAATCATAAAAAATGCAGATGCAGAAATGTATGAAGATAAAAAAGATTTTTATCGTAAAAATTCTGTTTCTCAGAGGTATCGCCATCATAGTGATGAAATGCTACATTTAAGAAAGCCTGAGGTTCTTGAAAGAGAAATAAGGAATAATCGTTTTCTTGTTTACTTACAACCTCAAATTTCTTTTTCAGACCGTTCAATTGTAGGTGCAGAAGCACTTATCCGTTATTTAGATAATTCTAATTCACTTATATCTCCGAACAATTTTCTTCCTATATTAGAAGCATCTGAATTACTTAGCAAAATAGATTTCTATGTATTTGAGTCTATTTGTAAAAAACTTAGAAATTGGATTACTAAAGATATTCCAATCGTTCCAATATCTATAAATTTCTCAGAAGAATCACTTAAAATACCAGAATTTGTGAATTGTTTAGTATCAACTTGTCAATATTATCACGTTTCTACCAAATACATAAAAATTGAAATAACAGAAAGAGTACATGATGAGAAGCACTTTGATGTGAAAAAAATTATATCAGATTTAAGAGCTGTTGGTTTTGCTGTTGCAATTGATGACTTTGGAACTGAGAATGCAAATCTAGCGTTACTTTCTGAAGTTGAGTTTGATATATTGAAATTAGATAAGAGTCTAATTAATAATATTGTATCGAATTCTAGAACAAAGGTGATTATGGAATATATTACAGGAATATGTCATAAGTTGAACATTTATATGGTTGCTGAAGGGATTGAAACTGAGGAACAATTTTTTACACTATTACAATGTAGAGTTGAAATAGCACAGGGATATTTATTTAGTAAACCCATTTCAATTGATGAATTCGAAAATAAGTATCTAATAAAAAGTCATCAACTGATTTAGATGACTTTTTTTGTTATAAATATATATTCTCATGTTATTGATGAAATGTATGGAGAAGCTTAAGACAAAATAGCAGATTAATTATAATAAAAGTAAGTAGAATATGTTAACCAAAACGAAAGTTAGTAAATTGAATAAATAATTGGTAAAGAAGAATGATACATAAAAAATAATCTAAGAATACATTGATAGATTTCATGTGATACAAAAATAGTGATACACAAGATTTTTTGAACATCATCATTTTGTATTTATGTAATAACATTGTTGTTATTTTATACAAAAAATTAAAATAGTGGCAACAATTGAGGATGTGAGGGAGAGTTGCCACTATTTGTATAGGGTATTATATTATGTTTTTAAGCTAGTTTTACTATCTTCTATGTTTATATAATAAACCTTGTATATGAATTTAATCGATAATTAATATGAAAATTATGTGAATTTTTTAGAATATAGAGTAAAGTGATACCCCATCCTTTTTTGATACTAGCAATCCTATTTACCTATCCTTCTTAATCGTCCTTTTATTTAAGATTTCTCTCAATTCCTCAGTGTCATCTTCAGATAGTTTATCATTTTCTAAAAAGTTTAGTACCATAGAATTAAGAGTACCATTATAAAAACGATTTAAAAAAGAACGACTTTCTGTAGCTACGTATTCTTTCTCCTTAATAAGTGAAGTATAAACGAATA of Clostridioides sp. ES-S-0054-01 contains these proteins:
- a CDS encoding response regulator transcription factor; this translates as MAKILLLEDDDTITFGIKTSLEKKNHTVYCYNTIAEAKKNFDKTIDLILLDLNLPDGIGYDFCQYVKSIEDTPVIFLTVRDDEKDIIRGLDMGADDYVVKPFLLSVLQSRINAVLRRTHSNTNNTITCGHISLNKAEVKAYLDNVEVPLTAGEYKLLLSLMENKNRAMTRTKLLEMLWDVDGNFVNDNTLTVTIKRLREKLKNPPCIKTLRGIGYRMEDS
- a CDS encoding TetR/AcrR family transcriptional regulator, with the translated sequence MSELSKRDKEKIQRKNEIIDKAERLFCLNGFDDTTMNELAKEVEHTKRTVYKYFSCKEDLFFAVVLRGYKRLWDIVKIESAKGKTGFEKVKLLYFAFHKFYCLEPSLLSLMGMIGIVKTRNSDTEIPFKEKFFSFNKFMFDEIQEMFETGKNDGSIRHDVEIPTLMYSSIFTLTGFFNLLSVAGKSYLNNFNIDEEKFIETTLALFIDSLKA
- a CDS encoding MBL fold metallo-hydrolase, which produces MKIKENVLMLDSTRGSNCFIVFDKEVALIDTGLPFMGKNIIKELKTLGIKLTDIKHILLTHHDVDHISNIKLLKEKTGAKVWAHVEDIPFIIGEKDRPGFKKFIGKAISRRLIKDVEPYGENMQIGNIKIIHTPGHTPGHVCMIFEDVLFAGDLVKNKNGNIVPYPNPWNWDYKKMMKSVKELDSLKYEWLCMSHGTPCIK
- a CDS encoding EAL domain-containing protein; translated protein: MRRKRFLIILSVGIILSSLLSIYLVYNLQGNARVINYTGLVRGATQRLIKQELNHQPNDKLIKILDDIISELQGRSGAHDIAYLADHDFQTNMIQMERDWERLKQEIYIVRDGGKSTTLYQYSEDFFNLADKAVLSAEKFSESKVSSTENALIILNLSFVLLIIFIYMYDAKQDILQRKLELAQEDNQRKSERLIKLAEDLKAPMNDISELLYISDLETYDLLFLNKAGIESFKVEKIKGQKCYKILQGRDEPCEFCTNPYLKEGENYTWEFKNPVTGRHYLLKDRLIEWEGKLARMEIAFDTTKSEEEKIKLRFTLDAEKIITDCVDILYRDSDIEKATMSVLEKLGSFLSADRSYIVYIRDGLMYNDYEWCEEHILSQKNCLQELPLSIIERWIPYFTNKECIVVKDLEEIKSTSPEEYQILHNQSITSLVVAPLEQNGELIGYLGVDNPPPDKIMNIASLLQTLCYFISLAWQHSKTQEQLAKLSYIDKLTSFYNRNRFIEDSQVLTKIDISIGIVYLDVNGLKDVNDKYGHEMGDKLLIECARRMKLVFHYSDFYRLGGDEFVIICREIKEDVFRKKIIELKGEFRKKPTCQVAIGSYWASTIDDIGEIIKNADAEMYEDKKDFYRKNSVSQRYRHHSDEMLHLRKPEVLEREIRNNRFLVYLQPQISFSDRSIVGAEALIRYLDNSNSLISPNNFLPILEASELLSKIDFYVFESICKKLRNWITKDIPIVPISINFSEESLKIPEFVNCLVSTCQYYHVSTKYIKIEITERVHDEKHFDVKKIISDLRAVGFAVAIDDFGTENANLALLSEVEFDILKLDKSLINNIVSNSRTKVIMEYITGICHKLNIYMVAEGIETEEQFFTLLQCRVEIAQGYLFSKPISIDEFENKYLIKSHQLI
- a CDS encoding BlaI/MecI/CopY family transcriptional regulator, with protein sequence MKIIWQYAPISTTEVIEKLVKTSTWSLKTTQTMLLRLVKKGALTYEKSSRVFVYTSLIKEKEYVATESRSFLNRFYNGTLNSMVLNFLENDKLSEDDTEELREILNKRTIKKDR